The Oncorhynchus nerka isolate Pitt River linkage group LG13, Oner_Uvic_2.0, whole genome shotgun sequence sequence ccttGAGCAGGGGTTCTTATACGTTTTCAGCCTGtgacccaaatgagaaattctgtgttttcctggggCCCAAGCTTAGGAAAATATGCAACTATAATATACATATTGGTATATTTCATTGCCCTTATGCCTAAAACAAATGCAatatagacaaaaacaaataacaatGAAATTAAATATCCATATAAATATCTATTCATGTTTATTTTCCCCCATTAAAACACTTACATATCTGTCTAGgctggaactgttgctgttaaaaatacaataaatcattttcattctgaactggaataagcgtattgatcacatcacacagatgaataacagaacacacacaggctttttgatagtgcaaccctaagtaacagtacagatgaaaaattatcaggcctactgtacatcttactgtagaaatgattGTTGAAAGTCTAgattggaactgttgctgttaaaatgtAACACAAGttttttattctgaactggaataaactgattgatcacatcacagATATATACCAGAAAACACATACACAGTCCTTTTCTGGTCTatatctgtgtgatgtgatcaatcagtttattccagttcagaatataAAATATGTATTGTATTTTAACGGCAACATGTCTATTCTGGGCTCTGTTTTTGACAGTGTAACACTGAGATCATGCTCAGCCTTGTTTTTTAAGTATGTCAGAGTTGAGAACCCTGCCTCGCAAAGGTATGTGGTGCCAAACTGGACcagaacatctactgctttctcTTTCTGGCAGGAGACCACATCCTGTTGTAGATGAGCAACTCAgaactgtgtgggtgtgtttgcctcaaaaagcaccttgcttcaatcagtttattccagttaaGAATGACAATtattattgtattttaacagcaacaattCCAACCTAGACTAGTTTTCAACAataatttctacagtaagatgtacactAGTGTAACGCTCGTCgttgggagatagagaggaggaccgaggtgcagcgtggtaagtattcatatTCTCTTGATGAAAATGAATACTCaaccaaaaacaacaaaacatgagAACGAAATGaaaacagtcctgaacggtgaaatacaaacacagaacagaaaataaacacccacgaaacccaAGTGgtaaaaggctacctaagtatgattctcaatcagaaccaactaacgacacctgcctctaattgagaaccataccaggccaaacgcaaacacaacatagaaaacggaacatagaccacccacccaactcacgccctgaccatactaaaacaaagacataacaacagaactaaggtcagaacgtgacaactagGCCTGATCATTTTTCATCTTCATCTGTACAGCTTGCTTTGGCGAATGTTAGCTATTAGCTGTGTACAAGGCCAGGGGATTGTTTGAAAGAGAAACTCACATCTACTACTATGAGAGTTAGTTAGTACTCCCTTATTTCTGCTTATCATCACCTGCTGTAAAATCACAACAATTCCTTGCTAGCTGACTTACTTTTCCACTGTCGaggcactgtttcctgaagcattctggcctgttttttatttatttattaattaaccaggtcggccagttgagaacaagttctcatttcatCTCATACCTGCAAGATCAGGTGTGCTTGTGCTCTCAATTAAATAGAGTAGGCTATTGCCTATGAATGGGTGGAGAAGCATGGGGCAGTTATCTTTCCAAGGAAATGTACTTCCTAAATAGGCCTATGATTAAGCTATAGTTTACTACATTGCCTATAAATAAATATTGATATATTTCCCCATCTGAAAATCTCCAGCTCTAAAAGGTAGGCTGTAAAAATAGCTCAAGAGAAAGTGCAAGTCTCTCCAACTCTGCCCTCTTCAAACTACATCTATCATATTGGCTGATATAGCCAAGTAATACAGATATTACAGATAGCCTAATATGTGAGTCAGGTAGGAGGATTTAGAAATGTTGTAAACTGTGATTGATTCTAATGTTTGTTCAGAGTTTTTATTAGTCTGGGCCAGAGAATCTCTGGTAATTTaactgtttgtttttttgcacaTTTGATATTGCCTATAGGGAGCAAAATTGCTGTGATAATGGATGGCAAGTGAGGAAAGTCACATACACCTAAAATAACAGTGCAGGACTACAGTTGGGTTTGGGATCAGTTCTTGCCACTGGCAGGGTGCGGTATGAAAAGCTGCAAGTGCAGGTGGGAGCAGTATGAAGAAATTGGTCCCACTCAAGCCTGTAACGTCAGAGCTGTTTATTACTgtgtcagtgtgaaaagtagggaattagCTAGGGGAAAACAGACAAATCAATAACATTACATGCAATACAGACTAATAAAAACTCTGAACAAACATCAGAATCAATCACAGTTTACAACATTTCTAAATCCTCCTACCTGACTCAGTACTTCTGAGAAAATACAAAAGAGCCCTGCTAACTTCATCCAACCTCAATGACCCTACACTTCAAGCTTTCCCTCTATTCAACATacttacaacaatataacaacacaTGCTCCACGGTTTCATTGACCATACACTCCAGACACAAACCATTAACATGCTCGCCAACCAGATGTAATGACGAGTTCAATGTGCAATGTCCCAAGAGCAAATCGAGCAAACACCAACTCTTGCTTCCTAATCTGACCTTTGAATCTTGGTCCACTGTCCTTTCTTTGAAGGCCATATAAATGCTGGACCTTGGGCTCAGAGTCCCATCTCTTCTGCCACACATCTATCAAAATAGCTCTGATCTTATATTTGGCCTCCAGCCCACTCTGTGGTGTTCACATGGTCCTAAATCCAGCAGATCCCTAAAGCACATCGTTCCCACTTTTTGTATCACATTGAGGGACATGACTCCAGTGAAAGTTGTGCCCCTGCTGTTTTATCATTTGTTCCAGAAAGGTCTTAATCTCATTGTCACATTgaaaatattttattaaaattCATCCTATATAAATATATGTACTACTACATGATAGGGCATTGTAAAGCTACATCACTATTATGTAAAACTATGTGTGAACAGTATGTACCTAATTTATTGCAAACAATTTTACAATGTTTCATGATGGCCcttttttaagggggggggggggcagatggcTGGCACAGGGAATTTACTTCCCAGAAAATTGCTTGTATTGGATTCATGTCaataaatgtactgtatgtggttcattggtattattattttttgtatcTAAGCAATGACATTGTCTACTTTGAATAGTGTGTTCAAGCATTTGAGAAACCTCTTCTGCACACATTCATTCTACTGCTGTCAACATTTGCCTGGCCTTTTCTGTCTAATAGTGTTTGACTTATAAATCGTTTAACTCTTTTATTGTAATTTTTATGTACCGTAGaataatgtgtaaaaaaaaaaggtaatAAAATGTACCTTTGGATAAAAAGAAATAATCTATCTTCTTTGGTTTAATAGTTGACGTTGAACCCAAACGTTGCCGGTACCCTGTAAAGCAGAGCAGATCATGTGACTGAAAAGCATGACACATAGATAAGGAAGCAGAGTGCAAACGGAGCAGACTGTCAAGACAGAACTAAGGTAAACGAAACAtggaaaacaagtatttagtGTTGGCAGACATTTGACAAAAGCTATGTTTGGGCATGCAATAATTTGGAAATGTCGACAAGCGACAATTAAGCTAAAACTCATGCGACCTTAAAGGAATGCTAATGTTTATAGTCTGCTTTCACAAACAGTTGCCAGCATTTGTGCAACTGAAGAAACAATGTATCTTTAACGTTACCTCTAACGTTACACTGCAGTATTTCCTGATATAAATTCACAATGGTACTTAACAATTCACGTCTATTGCGTTTGATGAAATGTATATATGATGACATAAGTCGCAAATAGAGacaggttattacaggttattCAGGCTTCTGTATTTCCGCATCTTTCTGGCCTCGTTCTTCAGGTTGAGAGCGTTACATGCCGACGAGACCGTGCACGCATGCGCAATCgcacgcatgttgattttgtccatccacaccagacgcgatcaaGACACGCAGGTTGACATATCAAAACAAACTATATTAATTTGCAGACAGTCGAAACACATGAAACCGTCATGTTAATTTACCTAGCTAGCTTTCTGTTGCTAGcaaatttgtcctgggatataaacaatGGGTTGTTATTTTTCCTGAAATGCACAAGCCCCTTTTTCCCTCCTGGATCTTTGAAGAATTTTGACCCATTTTGAGTCAGCCCAAAATCGTGTGCtctctactccaacaattaatccacagataaaaagcATAGCCtagttagtttctagtaatcGCTTATTTTTCTGTGGACTTTATATgacggttggcaaccaactttaaggtgcattaccaccacgaACTGGACTGGACCCAGCTAGCAATGAGTAATCGGCACAGAAGCGGCCCTCTTCCGGGGTGCCGGAACTGATCGGCCTGGTGTCGGACTCGTCTACCCGAATTCAGCCGACTTTGCCTGCATCTTACCAGAATCCCGCCCAGAAGCGGCCTGATGCGAATTTAAATAAACACATACAAAATTACCCAattttagtcattttaaatattacTATTATACATTTTATAAATACAAATTATACCCATCCACAAAAAAAAGCATTTTGTGTCAaagaaacaccatacacctggtgacTGTGTCAGCGTGCGTGCGCCTGGCCCACCAACAGGAGTCGCTATAGCACGATAGGACAAGGACATTccgaccggccaaaccctcccttaactcgaacgacgctgggccaattgtgcatcgcctcaCGGGTCTCCCGGGTTGCGGCCAGCACGGGTctcgaaccagcatctgtagcaatgcagtttgcactgcgatgcagtgtcgtAGAATGCTGCTCCACTCGGGAAGCTCCATCCACAAAGTTTTTCATGCTTATCAATTGCCTTGCATAAAGTATCAAAATACTGTTTaaatgttaattgtattttttgatCACACAAACATtgagaaaatatggaaaaattaataatgaaatgtaatcatctgccagagagtagccTCAATTGGCCttagccccaagtaatacatttgggccagataactcccAACGGAATCGGCCCGAGCTCCATCCCCGTATCCTAGCCATAAGTAATTCTGCCGAAGGCGGCCCAGACTCGGGCCACATGATGTCGACCGAGTCTGACTCTCAGCCGAGTGCCCCTACTCTCAGCCGGAATCGGCCCAGATACACCGTGCTAGCTggggagtgtggacctcagttcatctttcaatcacccatgtggtTATGTTCCTAAAAAATCGAttgggagatgggagaggcgggacttgcagcatATCAGGAGTTAAACATAGAAGCAAGTTacattttagcgcctggctatgCAGATGCTCGTTGACGCGAGCAGTTTGGATGAAATGGTTGATGAagatgtatgtgtacatttatttttcaacGCAATGCaggcggtgtggtcagcatatTAGCTTGTCCTGTAGGTGgcctcccactgggcaaaaacgtGTTGAAtcattgtttccacatcatttataCCCAAACATCTGTGTGATGTTGAATCAACGGGGAAAGCATTGGATTTTTTGAAAAGTCCTCAACGTAAGGACTGTCTTTTCACCCAAACTTTTAATCTAAATCCagtgacatggtgacatttttttGTTGCGTTCACTTtgaattcatgttagttgacaactcaaccaaatgtaggCTAAATCCAAATTTGACTTTGAGCTGACATCTATGCCTAGCCTCTTTGAAGGCCTATCTAATCTGAGTAGAAGGCTGATTCATGCAGAATGTACCCTTTGTGCATTCATTTCTTACTCTTACCGACAGCCTATTATTAGTATGTTCAATATTCATGAAAACAATATGTAGGTTTATTCATTTTAAAACCATTTTATACAAGCAAATGGGATTTCTACCACTTTGGTGACACGCTACAGTATGTCTAGGGGAATGAGTATACACAATGCCTAAAGCAGGTGGAATGAACTGAagctgtgtgagtgactgacctacAACAATACTTGTAACATTTTATATTTCAAGGTCTTCGGGAGACTCCCAATGCGTCAACCATGGCCTACCAGTACGGAAAAGTGCAGGACCCAAATGTGCTTACTCAGACGATAATCTCCAACATCCAGAAGATAACACAACAAAGTAAGTGAGACATATGGACAAGCTGTGCACACATGTAAATCAGTACACAAGTTTTGTCATATCCTCTGAATTTAGTAGGCCTGTAGGCTACTATACTTCTCATATGAGGCCTGGGGATTGACTCCGAAGTATTAATATACCTTTTACATCATTTTTTTCATTTTGAATTAACTTTCAAATTGAATACTTTACCTATTGAATGAACATGCGTACTGTTATTGTTTTGTCACAATATTTGTGCCCTGTTTCTACCAGCATCTGAAATTCAGAGAATTGTGAATCAGTTGGGAACCCCACAAGACACAACTGAGCTCAGACAGCAGCTGTGAGTTCTGTTCTAATCAGAAGAGGGCTCTTGCAGTGTGTAGCTTTTAAAGTTATTACATGCTGCTATGTGTATTTCTGTGGAATGTTATCTAAATGACGCTTTTGACTTTTCAAATGTAGCCAGCAGAAACAGCAAAATGTCAACCACCTTGCCAAAGAGACAGACCGATGTGTGAAGGAATTTGGCTCTTTGCCTGTCACAACTGAACAGGTAATCAACTTTTTTTTGTACGGTAGCTTCAACTTAATTTACAACAAGCAACAAAATGTATAGGAATAGTGTGCACTGCATGGAACGTGTAGTGTAATGCATGGAACGTGTAGTGTAATGCCCAATAGCAGACAGAATGTTACTCATACATTAATATGTGAACAGCACCTCAGTGCTCATTGGTCACATGTTAGGTGGGCGGGCCTGTGCTGTCCAAGCTGGTCCCTGGATGACCTTTTCCTTGAGTCTCTTAACACAAAAAAATTGCTATAGTGTCCTCTGTTCACATTTTTAAGAATGCATGTCATTAAACAGCACATGTCGCCATCTACAGGCAAGCATGTAAACCCTGCAATATAAAATAAATGTACATGCTGttgtttaatattttattttagcCACCTGTCCATTCAATTTACCCTGCATACTTAAAGTTTTACTTATATGACACATTGGAGATAATACATTAGATAAGAATTTCTTCTCAAAATGCAATTATTTAAATAATGAACAGTTTTTCATTATATTGTGTAATGAACTATAACAGGAAACTAACTGTAAGGTACCCCTTTTTATTTATAAATTCAGCTGGTGCGCTATTCTTAAGCACATTGGgcctttatttcctgtttttgtaGTTGTGGGGGTTCTTGTTCAAGGAAGGCCCAAGGCACACAGCATGAACATTTTTCCTGACAGCAGATATCCCACAATGTTGAAGaaatgtgtgcttgtgtgtggtaAAGAAAGAAATGAGTGCCTTCTTGTGAAGTTCATAAGGAATGGCTGGAACGCATGCACAGGCAGGAATAATTAAATTCTTACAAACATCCACAATTTCTGTTTTTCAATACGGTCTTAGATGgttttttatttcatctttatttaactaggcaagtccgttaagaacacattcttatttacaatgacggcctacaccggccaaacccggacgacactgggccaattgtgcgccgccctatgggactcccggttgtgatacagagcaaacatcacatactgtacagtgTACATGATACTGTGTCATAGCAGTCTTCAATTTCAACCGATTGACAACTATTGTTAGGACTTCTGTCTCAGGCCACCACACCGTACTTTACATAAGATGTTAGTATTTCACTTCTGCTTATTAAAACATAAAACACAGCTCggtgcctctagcactgagttgcagtgccttagaccgctgagccactcgggagcccaaatttAGACAATGGAAAGAAAATTATTGGTTTAATTGCAAATGCATTCTAGTTGTACTTCTTGCTAACAAAATTCATATAAATGTTTTAATAAGAAGTGAAATACTAGCATCTTATGTAAAGTAGGGTGTGGTGGCCTGAGACAGAAATCCTAAGAATAGTTGTCTATCAGTTAAAATTGAAGAGTGCTATGACACAGTatcatgtacagtatgtgatgtTTGCTCATTTGTTTACCTCTTCTAGCGCCAGAGAAAGATCCAGAAAGATCGCCTTATCAACGACTTCTCCAATGCACTGGCCAATTTCCAAAAGGCACAGAGGCAGGCTGCTCAGAAAGAGAAGGAGTTTGTTGCCAGAGTCCGTGCCGAGTCCAGAGTGTCGGTTAGTAGTCAATGCTTTACACAAACAAATCAAATCGCACCTGAAATGTGAGTGCGTCAGGCTCACTGTTCTGTCCCCCCTCAGGGTGGTTTTCCTGACGACAGCTTTGGAGGAAATGGAAACCCCTTTGAAAGGTCAGAGTTCAACATTTCAGTGGTCTAGTTCTTTTGAGTGCAATAGTGCACAGACATGCTGCACTAAACATACTGTGCAAGCTGTCTAAATACTACAACCCAATGTTTGTCCCCACATAAAACTGCATCCTGACTACAGAGGAAGAAATCGCTGTAGACACACTATTTTGTGGATTTACCCAGAGTTTGTAATCCTGATTCAATTATTGTTGCCTAATTATTGTTGTGAAGGATGTAAACATCTTAATTTCTCAACACCACAACAGTGGAGATAATATTTATTTGGTCTATTAGGATTTAGCTCTatttttaatgtcctgttttGTGACTATATAGGGTCAACCTTTTGTTCTACTATGAATTTCTCCTCTGTACCCCCAAAAGTCGATTTGAAGCTCCGCTATGCTAGAGACTTACCATCCCCTCTTTCTGCCATTGACGTTTGCGCCTATACCATGACATGGGGCTTGTGAAAGCTGCCTTTTTCTACACATGAGAGGATCCGTACAAGAAAATCGTCATGAAATTGGCTGTAAAACCCGAACTATGTGAGCTACAAACTAATGCCACTTTCAAAACAACCGGTAACTCAGAAAtctgacttcagtgcgttcaagacaactgggaactctggaaaaactAGGTCTGACTGGGAATAATCTTTTGTAACGGTCATCGAACCTGGAATTCCAGTTCTCTCGAACGCCCCGCAATGTCACCACTATCGCAAAGGTAGACTCTCACGATCACGGCAGCGTTggttgttttgctctacgacATCCTATATGTTTTACGGCAGTTGTCTGAATGTTCTGTCGCGGACATCCTGACTTCGAAGAGGTCTTCTCACAAAACTGACCATCCAGACTGAACCGTTGGATACAAACTAATATGTCACCAATAAacgaaaggggagactctcacgaacacaaaGGTTCTGTTCATCTGGTCTACGGGAGTCGTCTGAAGGTGGCTGTACAAATTGCAAAAAGGGAATAGGGGGTAAAATACattttcttatctctctctcagatataggacagacacttcaaaaccttgttcCTTTATGGTTTATTTTATATCTGTCTGTTTTTCCATttctgaatgtgttattcaatgcgttgaggccaaattcaatgtttcatcaaatatgAATGtaagtatataaaaaaaatatatatatatatttttttatatatacttaCAGGGGTCTtgaaattccaaatcaaatggtTAAATTTGACTttttatgaccatcttaaaacaattccatatgttagcttagtagatatTGTGATGTAAGGGCTTAGACCTACAGGGGTTTTAACCATCAAATGAATGTTCACATACAAATCCCACAGTTTACTATTCTCTGACTGCTACTGGTCTGCTTGTTTATCAAACAATCTACTTTAGTGTTATCATGTCAGTCTTTTCAGGCCCATCTCTCTGGCCCAGCCTGACAGAGTGGGAGGTGGGTGGTTGATCGTGTTTCCCATGTCTGACTCTACAGTGGGGGGCAGGCCCAGGTCCAGTCTCAGTCCCAGGAGGTGGCCATCACTGAGGAAGACCTGCAGctcatccaggagagagagacttccATCAGACAGCTAGAGGTGACAGCATATTGTTACTCATAAACCCGAACCATGTGAGCGGTCATCGAACTCGATTATGTGCAAGAATCGGGGTTGAATTAAGATTTTGTATGAGGTCTATTGTTCCTCCAAATGACATTGGTTGCCTTTCAATAAATGTACACAGTAAGCACACCTTATGCTATCCTGCAAATCACACTTACGTAATGGATTTCTGTCCAGTTTATTTCATCTGTTATGTTGTCTGTGTATTCAATGCATGGTTTTACTTTTTTTCAGTCTGATATTACCGATATAAATGAAATATTTAAGGACTTGGGAATGATGGTCCATGAGCAGGGTGATATGATCGGTAAGCATCCATGTAGTCATTTACACCTCCACTTCTGAATACATCAGAAACTCTTCCAATTTCAAAACATTGACAACATACTGCATGTTTAGGAGCCTTTATGGAGAAGAGTCTAACGAGTGTTCTGGGAACAGAGGATGACAATCAgctatgccacacacacacacacacgcactgaaaTATGTCACACAACACTCAGAGGATCAATTCAAGGTGTTAAAACTGACATCCTCTGAGAGTTGAATCATCGTCATAGTGTACAAGTCAAAAGTAACAGTGTTCTGAAGTAAACATCCAACTTTTCTGCAAAGTTAACAAAACATTAAACCTAAACTGTGAACTTCTGTGAGAGAATGACCCTTTCACTGTATTTTCTTATACCCCTAGACAGTATAGAGGCCCATGTCGAAACTGCCGACCTTCATGTTCAGAATGCCAGCCAGCAGTTAGCACAGGCTGCAGACTATCAGGTAGGTAACATGGAAATTATTCTTAAATAAATACATCATTATTCAATTAAATTAGTAAATAAATTGTGGCAACATTGCATCGAATCAACTTGCATATCACATTAAGTGTTTCTTCTGACCCTTTCAGCGCAAATCTAGAAAGAAGATCTGCATTCTCATTGTCGTTCTGGTCGTACTTGCTGTTGTCGTTGGTTTAATCATCTGGGCATCAGTTAAAGGATGATGATGCTTTTCACACACACTTTGGTCCTGGCAGTTTCATGATTCTTTAGGACTAAGTTTGAGTTTCAAGGCCCATTGCTTGTAAAATGAAGACAAATGTGACAGCTGTTTTGTACTGTCActttactatactgaacaaaaatataaacgcaacatgtaaagttttggtccaatgttccatgagctgaaataaaagattgcaGAATTTTTTTCCCACATGCACAAAAAGATTATTTCTctctgtgcacaaatttgtttacatccctgaacatttcttctttgccaagataatccatcgcctgacaggtgtggtatatcaagaagctgattaaacagtgtgatcattacacagtggcacaatgccacagatgtcccaagttttgagggagcgcgcAATTGGCacgttgactgcaggaatgtccaccagaaaatgtaatgtccatttctctaccataagctgcctctaaattgttttagagaatttggcagtacatccaaccgggcctcacaaccgcagaccacgtgtaaccacaccagcccaggacctccacatccagtttcttcacctgcgggattgtctgagaccagccacctggactggtgatgaaactgaggagtatttatgtctgtaataaagcccttttgtgaggaaaaactatttttgattggctgggcctgactccTAACTGGGTTGGTctatgcccacccatggctgcactccTACCCAGCCATGTGAAATCTGTAGATTAAGGccaaatgaatttatttcagatgactgatttccttatatgaattgtaactcagtaaaattgatgaaattgttgcattttgcgtttatatttttgttcagtgtattatatTGAAATTTAAATAGATCACTTTTCAAGGGAACTTTGTCAGTGTGCCATTGTTGGCTTCTATTTGTCAAAATAGTCCAtcagtaatgaattaataatgtaTAAACTTAAATTCTATATGATCTAAAGAGCATGTCCTTTTGGTGTCTACATACTGTATGCTATCTGCAGGCACATACagtgagtatacaaaacattaaaaaccaggtttcaccaggtgaaagctgtgatcccttattgatgtcagttgttaattccacttcaatcagtgtagttgAAGGGGGAGGGGaacggttaaagaaggatttttaaaccttgagacgattgagacatggattgtgtgccattcagagggtgaataggcaaggCAAAAGATTTAGGTGCTCTTTAAACAACAggcggcaccttaattggggaggacgtgcTTGTGGTAGTCGctggagcggaattagtggaatggtatcaaatacattaaacacatggTCTCCATGTGTTGGATGCCATTCCATTAATGCCgtcccagccattattatgagccattctcCCCTGAGCAGCGTCCGCTACTTTGaatgggttatggtagtaggtgccaggcacactggtttgtgtcaagaactgcaacgctgctgggtttttcacgctcaacagtttcccgtgtgtttgaagaatggcccaccacccaaaaggacatccagccaacttgacacaactgtgggaagcattgacgtcaacatgggccagcatccctgt is a genomic window containing:
- the LOC115139477 gene encoding syntaxin-7-like, which translates into the protein MAYQYGKVQDPNVLTQTIISNIQKITQQTSEIQRIVNQLGTPQDTTELRQQLQQKQQNVNHLAKETDRCVKEFGSLPVTTEQRQRKIQKDRLINDFSNALANFQKAQRQAAQKEKEFVARVRAESRVSGGFPDDSFGGNGNPFESGGQAQVQSQSQEVAITEEDLQLIQERETSIRQLESDITDINEIFKDLGMMVHEQGDMIDSIEAHVETADLHVQNASQQLAQAADYQRKSRKKICILIVVLVVLAVVVGLIIWASVKG